In Armatimonadota bacterium, the following proteins share a genomic window:
- a CDS encoding bifunctional metallophosphatase/5'-nucleotidase has protein sequence MKTRTFITLALCASVVYPATAAKHSGAVPVHILALNDFHGHIQADRTITVRGQKLPVGGAAWLTGIFRARRAAQPGTLLVDAGDMVGASPPVSSLFRDEPTVEFLNMAHFDVGTLGNHEFDRGIPEMRRLWGGGVSKSSRYYPRPFPGARFPMICANILDEKTGKTLFPPYLIKTVGAARVGFIGAVTGELAAVTSAASRKGVREIDPATAINQWARYLGSHGVHSIVVLLHEGGTQEPPTPEGTLTGAVLDVADKLDQDVDVVVSAHSHQYTNAFRGKLLITQARSYGSAFAAIDLTVDLASGDIVRKKATIVDAVHDGVKPANDVAAMVKSYEDAAAPRINKVVGELGADMPTDRGPNSLLGALIADAQRESVHADVAFMNPGGVRAGLTKGKVTWGQVFTCQPFNNQVTVLHMTGAQIKTALEQQWGAGSGGEARATVLYPSGLTYDFDESQPYGARVQNPTVGGAPLAETQVYAVAMNSFLAGGGDGFPEFATIKDRSLGPNDLDALISYLAAHPGVIPEAGRVHAASAPKTGG, from the coding sequence ATGAAAACCAGAACCTTCATCACCCTGGCTCTCTGCGCCAGTGTGGTCTACCCTGCCACGGCGGCCAAACATTCCGGCGCCGTGCCGGTGCACATCCTCGCCTTGAATGATTTCCACGGACATATCCAGGCCGACCGGACAATCACCGTGCGCGGGCAGAAACTACCCGTCGGCGGAGCGGCGTGGTTGACCGGCATTTTCCGTGCGAGACGCGCGGCGCAGCCAGGTACGCTCCTTGTGGACGCCGGCGATATGGTCGGCGCCAGCCCTCCCGTCTCCAGCCTGTTCCGCGACGAGCCAACGGTCGAATTCCTGAACATGGCCCATTTCGACGTTGGTACGCTCGGGAACCACGAGTTCGACAGGGGCATCCCGGAAATGCGGCGCCTCTGGGGTGGAGGAGTTTCCAAATCCAGCCGCTACTATCCCAGGCCTTTTCCGGGCGCTCGATTCCCCATGATCTGCGCCAACATCCTGGACGAAAAGACCGGGAAGACCCTCTTTCCGCCTTATCTGATCAAGACGGTAGGCGCGGCCCGCGTCGGGTTCATCGGCGCGGTGACCGGCGAATTGGCGGCGGTTACCTCCGCGGCCTCCCGTAAGGGAGTCCGTGAGATTGACCCCGCGACGGCCATCAACCAGTGGGCCCGGTACCTCGGCTCGCACGGTGTCCATTCCATCGTAGTGCTCCTCCATGAGGGCGGCACGCAGGAGCCGCCAACGCCGGAGGGGACGCTCACCGGCGCCGTCCTGGACGTTGCGGACAAACTGGATCAGGACGTGGATGTAGTCGTTTCGGCGCATTCCCATCAGTACACCAACGCGTTTCGCGGGAAACTGCTGATTACCCAGGCGCGCTCCTACGGCTCGGCCTTCGCCGCGATCGATCTCACGGTTGACCTCGCGTCCGGCGACATTGTGCGTAAGAAGGCCACCATCGTGGACGCGGTGCATGATGGGGTAAAGCCGGCGAACGACGTTGCGGCGATGGTCAAATCCTACGAGGATGCCGCCGCGCCTCGCATTAACAAAGTTGTCGGCGAACTCGGCGCAGACATGCCGACGGATCGCGGGCCGAACTCGCTCCTGGGCGCGCTCATCGCGGACGCGCAGCGTGAATCGGTGCATGCGGATGTCGCATTCATGAACCCGGGCGGCGTGCGCGCCGGCCTGACGAAGGGGAAAGTGACTTGGGGCCAGGTCTTCACTTGTCAGCCGTTCAACAACCAGGTGACAGTGCTCCATATGACGGGCGCGCAGATAAAGACGGCGCTCGAGCAGCAGTGGGGAGCCGGCAGTGGCGGTGAGGCGCGAGCGACCGTCCTTTATCCGTCCGGGCTGACCTATGACTTTGATGAATCCCAGCCGTACGGAGCACGGGTGCAAAATCCGACGGTCGGTGGAGCACCGCTAGCGGAAACCCAGGTCTACGCGGTCGCCATGAACTCGTTCCTGGCCGGCGGCGGCGACGGATTCCCTGAATTCGCCACTATCAAGGACCGCAGCCTTGGCCCCAATGACCTCGATGCGCTCATCTCGTACCTGGCGGCGCACCCCGGAGTGATCCCGGAAGCGGGGCGAGTCCATGCCGCGTCAGCGCCGAAAACCGGCGGATGA
- a CDS encoding long-chain fatty acid--CoA ligase has protein sequence MASALTVATQGASTGAHNAGVHIAPTLNQAIQDSVRRFPTRPALSAKRDGAFRPMSYAALASDIQMIASALNGLGIHKGDRVAILSENGMNWARIDLATLAIGAVVVPIYPTLPANQVSYMLRDSGAKAVFAGDAMQLAKVKAVRADCPDLEEVVLISGAAEGGVRDLDSFIALGRDFPLTDDAYKAAWSGVTPDDLATIIYTSGTTGDPKGVELTHGNFMNVISGVPTIIPWDETDIFLSFLPLCHIYERAAGYYLALTGGSQIVYVEGSSSVERIAKLPLNFVEVKPTIFLGMPRLYEKMKEKIEDAAAKAGPKKKKVFDWAIGVGLKAARIEMRGGKVDRATAIQRSLADKLVLHTVRERFGGRIRYLVSAGAPLAGDVMEFFHACGLMMIEGYGLTETSSLAIANRANNIRPNSVGLPGDNNEIRIAEDGEILCRGGNVMRGYWRKPEATAEAITADGWFHTGDLGTYIEDGFIRITGRKKDLIVLSNGKKVAPQDIEANLKTSPYITDLALMGDGSQSVVALIVPAFDRLQEENGAPMDRAALASDPEVRRFIKKELDRLSVHLADFEKVRKFALMDHEFSIENGELTPTLKVKRHVLTARYKDILADLMN, from the coding sequence ATGGCGTCCGCTTTGACCGTGGCGACGCAGGGTGCTTCCACCGGCGCACATAACGCCGGCGTTCACATTGCACCAACACTCAACCAGGCGATCCAGGACTCGGTGCGCCGGTTCCCCACCCGGCCCGCACTGAGCGCCAAACGGGACGGCGCGTTCCGCCCCATGTCCTATGCGGCCCTCGCATCCGACATACAAATGATCGCATCCGCGCTCAACGGTCTCGGCATCCACAAAGGCGACCGCGTTGCGATCCTCTCCGAAAACGGCATGAACTGGGCCAGGATAGACCTCGCCACTCTCGCCATCGGCGCGGTTGTTGTCCCCATTTACCCAACGCTTCCGGCCAACCAGGTTTCGTACATGCTCCGGGACTCCGGCGCCAAGGCGGTTTTCGCCGGCGACGCCATGCAGCTGGCAAAAGTGAAGGCAGTCCGCGCGGACTGCCCCGATCTCGAGGAAGTGGTGCTCATCTCCGGCGCGGCCGAGGGGGGCGTCCGGGATCTGGACTCGTTTATCGCGCTGGGCAGGGACTTTCCACTGACCGACGATGCCTACAAGGCAGCGTGGAGCGGCGTGACGCCCGACGACCTTGCCACCATCATCTACACCTCCGGCACCACCGGCGATCCGAAGGGCGTGGAGTTGACGCACGGCAACTTCATGAATGTGATCTCGGGGGTCCCGACGATCATTCCGTGGGACGAGACGGACATTTTCCTGTCCTTCCTGCCGCTGTGCCACATCTACGAGCGGGCGGCGGGGTACTACCTGGCGCTTACGGGCGGTTCGCAAATCGTGTATGTGGAAGGCTCCTCATCCGTGGAGCGCATCGCCAAGTTGCCACTCAATTTCGTGGAGGTCAAGCCTACGATCTTCCTCGGGATGCCGCGCCTCTACGAAAAGATGAAGGAAAAGATTGAAGACGCGGCGGCCAAGGCGGGTCCCAAGAAGAAGAAGGTGTTTGACTGGGCCATCGGCGTGGGTCTGAAGGCCGCCCGCATCGAGATGCGCGGAGGCAAGGTGGACCGGGCGACCGCGATACAGCGCTCATTGGCGGACAAGCTCGTCCTCCATACGGTCCGGGAACGCTTCGGCGGGCGCATCAGGTATCTGGTATCGGCGGGGGCGCCGCTGGCAGGTGACGTCATGGAGTTTTTCCACGCCTGCGGCTTGATGATGATCGAGGGCTACGGCCTGACGGAAACGTCTTCGCTGGCGATCGCGAATCGCGCGAACAACATCCGCCCGAACTCGGTTGGCCTGCCGGGCGACAATAACGAAATCCGCATCGCGGAAGACGGGGAAATACTGTGTCGCGGCGGCAACGTGATGCGCGGATACTGGCGCAAGCCGGAGGCGACCGCGGAGGCGATCACCGCCGACGGCTGGTTCCACACCGGCGATCTGGGCACCTACATCGAGGATGGATTCATCCGCATCACCGGGCGCAAGAAGGACCTCATCGTCCTGAGCAACGGGAAAAAGGTGGCGCCACAGGACATCGAAGCCAACCTGAAGACGAGTCCGTACATCACAGACCTGGCGCTGATGGGCGACGGGAGCCAGAGCGTTGTGGCGCTGATCGTCCCTGCATTCGACCGCCTGCAGGAAGAGAACGGGGCGCCTATGGACCGCGCAGCGCTGGCCTCGGACCCGGAGGTGCGCCGGTTCATCAAGAAAGAACTCGATCGGTTGTCCGTGCACCTGGCCGATTTTGAAAAGGTGCGCAAGTTCGCGCTCATGGATCATGAGTTCAGCATCGAAAACGGGGAGTTGACGCCCACCCTCAAGGTGAAACGCCACGTGCTGACGGCCCGGTACAAGGATATCCTGGCGGATTTGATGAACTAA
- a CDS encoding PIG-L family deacetylase, whose translation MRFRKRTNERPRRRRVVVARVLLAVLLVAAAALGIAAWRIRQANGGVWASDLHVWPPPRRGDRILIFAPHCDDETLGLSGLTQQAVAAGADVRVVFVTNGDGFPYSAEREYQRLRLKPSDYVKFGMSRQVEALQAVAASGVARNHVTFLGYPDGGVSELWLHNWTPARPYKSRFTSRTRSPYPNSRTRNAVYCGQSVMSDIEGLVRAFHPTQVYCPHPNDNHADHWATYTFVTAALWQLRRDASAFGPAGRPPIEGLYVVHRGDWPVPQGYHPKSGLPPPAALLQADTEWKQIPITPAQAAVKLNAISKYRSQTRVMKRFLMSFVRKNELVGTRTSGPLTVVKDGALRVVDDWKDLPVSVVDPVDDTVQTEIGGSGDLSSVSVAEDSRRLYIRLELRKPISPRVAYDVYWHPLPGDASGTRGMSLRLGGQLQGRVSAVVRGNVWQIAVPRPPGDAVMVGVKCRYHRFTLDKTGWRVLEPVSGS comes from the coding sequence ATGAGGTTCAGAAAACGAACGAACGAGCGTCCTCGCCGCCGCCGTGTGGTGGTGGCGAGGGTGCTCCTGGCCGTCCTGCTCGTCGCGGCGGCCGCGCTGGGAATCGCCGCGTGGCGTATCCGCCAGGCTAACGGGGGTGTCTGGGCGTCGGATCTACACGTCTGGCCACCGCCACGCCGCGGCGACAGAATCCTCATCTTCGCGCCGCACTGCGATGACGAAACCCTTGGCCTGAGCGGCCTCACCCAGCAGGCCGTCGCGGCGGGCGCCGATGTCCGCGTCGTGTTCGTGACCAATGGCGACGGCTTTCCGTATTCCGCCGAACGGGAATACCAGAGGCTCCGCTTGAAGCCGTCCGACTACGTGAAGTTCGGCATGTCCCGCCAAGTCGAGGCGCTTCAGGCGGTCGCGGCATCGGGGGTTGCGCGGAACCACGTCACGTTCCTCGGCTACCCGGATGGGGGCGTCTCGGAACTCTGGCTGCACAACTGGACGCCCGCACGACCGTACAAGTCACGTTTCACATCCCGAACGCGCTCTCCCTATCCCAATAGCCGCACACGCAACGCGGTGTACTGCGGACAGAGCGTGATGAGCGACATTGAAGGCCTCGTCCGCGCATTTCACCCCACACAGGTCTACTGCCCGCATCCCAACGATAACCACGCCGACCATTGGGCGACGTACACGTTCGTAACCGCGGCGCTGTGGCAATTGCGCCGGGACGCGTCCGCCTTCGGGCCGGCCGGCCGGCCGCCCATCGAGGGGCTCTACGTGGTGCATCGGGGCGACTGGCCGGTGCCGCAGGGCTATCACCCGAAATCCGGGCTGCCGCCGCCCGCGGCCCTGCTTCAGGCGGATACGGAATGGAAGCAGATTCCGATCACGCCGGCCCAGGCAGCCGTAAAGCTGAACGCGATCTCGAAATATCGGAGCCAGACGCGTGTGATGAAGCGGTTCCTCATGTCGTTCGTGCGGAAGAACGAACTCGTCGGGACGCGGACGTCTGGACCGCTCACCGTCGTGAAGGATGGGGCCCTTCGCGTCGTGGATGACTGGAAAGACCTGCCGGTCAGCGTCGTGGACCCGGTGGACGATACCGTGCAGACCGAGATCGGCGGATCGGGGGACCTGTCCAGTGTGTCCGTAGCGGAAGACAGCCGGCGCCTCTACATACGGCTGGAGCTGAGAAAACCCATCAGTCCTCGGGTCGCCTATGACGTGTACTGGCACCCGTTGCCCGGCGATGCTTCGGGTACGCGCGGCATGTCACTGCGGCTTGGCGGCCAGCTGCAAGGGCGGGTGTCAGCGGTTGTGCGCGGGAACGTATGGCAGATCGCCGTTCCGCGGCCGCCGGGCGACGCCGTCATGGTGGGCGTCAAGTGCCGCTATCACCGCTTTACGCTGGACAAGACCGGCTGGCGCGTGCTGGAACCGGTATCGGGTTCCTAG
- a CDS encoding prohibitin family protein, with protein MTGVPINPPDPRGGGGVKPPQRPKISTPPQMPRIPWRGIIVALAVILAIAFVRDCFVVVQAGERAVIYSKLSGVKPYQLDEGLHFNLPIIWEPTIYNIQQRTYTMSAGGNESSRHESDQSTPEGQVPDDSLIALTSDGLPVTVDLSVRFKVDAANVWRLHQDIGPEYVDKIVRPEARSIARMAFAEYPVLDVYSGRRQVIVEQITRELRDRLALSYLILEEVLLRDIRFPPEFQSAIEQKQVAQQAAQQMVFEVQRADSERQQKIIEAQGEATAILKKAQALTAHPQLLPYEFVQQLPPNVRVVVTDSKTIINLGDVFGDTRPPARQPVPSGGEEQ; from the coding sequence ATGACAGGGGTTCCGATCAACCCGCCCGATCCCAGGGGCGGAGGCGGCGTCAAGCCGCCGCAGAGGCCGAAGATCTCCACTCCACCGCAGATGCCGCGGATCCCGTGGCGCGGTATCATCGTCGCTCTCGCAGTGATCTTGGCGATCGCCTTCGTGCGCGACTGCTTCGTTGTCGTGCAGGCGGGCGAGCGGGCAGTCATCTACAGCAAGCTTTCCGGAGTCAAGCCGTACCAGCTGGACGAAGGACTTCATTTCAACCTCCCCATCATCTGGGAACCGACGATCTACAACATCCAGCAACGCACGTACACCATGAGCGCCGGAGGGAACGAAAGCAGCCGGCACGAATCCGACCAGTCCACCCCGGAAGGACAGGTCCCCGACGACTCCCTCATCGCGCTGACGTCCGATGGCCTGCCGGTTACCGTCGATCTCTCGGTACGCTTCAAGGTCGACGCGGCGAACGTGTGGCGCCTTCACCAAGACATCGGCCCCGAATATGTGGACAAGATCGTCCGGCCGGAGGCAAGGTCGATCGCCCGCATGGCGTTCGCCGAGTATCCTGTTCTGGACGTCTATTCGGGCCGCCGCCAGGTGATCGTGGAGCAGATCACACGGGAACTGCGGGACCGGTTGGCCCTCAGTTACCTGATCCTCGAGGAGGTCCTGCTTCGCGACATCCGCTTCCCGCCGGAATTTCAGAGCGCCATCGAACAGAAACAGGTGGCTCAGCAAGCCGCACAGCAGATGGTGTTCGAGGTTCAGAGAGCCGATTCCGAGCGCCAGCAGAAGATCATCGAGGCCCAGGGCGAGGCGACGGCCATCCTGAAGAAAGCGCAGGCCCTTACCGCGCACCCGCAGCTGCTGCCGTATGAGTTCGTGCAACAACTTCCGCCCAACGTCCGGGTAGTGGTGACAGACAGCAAGACGATCATCAACCTGGGCGACGTGTTCGGAGACACCCGGCCGCCCGCCCGCCAGCCTGTTCCAAGCGGAGGTGAAGAGCAATGA
- a CDS encoding LysR family transcriptional regulator, producing the protein MELNQLRLFLDLVREGSFTRVAEHNKLTQPAVSLQIQRLEAELGTKLLERTTRRVLVTEEGQILAGYARDIIARATEAKQILQERKGLMVGTIRVAAIHSVGLHELPAYLKRFIRKYPEVHVHIEYHPSDTVYQLVNQGAADVGLVAYPEPRDSLITIPFLEDEMVVITYPEHPLALTHTDSLRLEELNGCDMIAFDSSIPTRRATDGVLTQHGVRVSIKMECDNVEIMKKMVEVGMGVALVPQYSVLDEGGRMDLRILRLSDYCFLRPLGIIHRKGQPLSRPVQAFLALLTDKEVAPPHAVLEGTDNRVVVV; encoded by the coding sequence ATGGAACTGAACCAATTGAGACTCTTCCTGGATCTGGTGCGAGAGGGATCTTTCACGCGCGTGGCCGAGCACAACAAGCTCACCCAGCCGGCGGTATCGCTTCAGATTCAGCGCCTGGAAGCGGAACTGGGAACTAAACTCCTGGAGAGGACCACACGCCGCGTCCTCGTTACGGAGGAAGGCCAGATACTCGCCGGCTACGCGCGCGATATCATCGCCCGCGCCACCGAAGCGAAGCAGATATTGCAAGAGCGCAAGGGGCTGATGGTGGGCACGATCCGCGTCGCCGCCATTCACAGCGTCGGCCTCCACGAACTGCCGGCCTACCTGAAGCGGTTCATCCGCAAGTACCCCGAAGTCCACGTACACATCGAGTACCACCCGTCGGATACGGTGTATCAATTGGTGAACCAGGGCGCGGCCGACGTCGGATTGGTTGCGTACCCGGAACCGCGCGACAGCCTGATCACCATACCGTTCCTCGAGGATGAAATGGTGGTCATCACCTATCCGGAGCACCCACTAGCCCTCACACACACGGACAGCCTCCGCCTGGAGGAACTCAATGGGTGTGATATGATCGCCTTCGACAGCAGCATCCCGACGCGGCGCGCGACAGACGGTGTGCTGACGCAGCACGGCGTCCGTGTGAGCATCAAGATGGAATGCGATAACGTCGAGATCATGAAGAAGATGGTCGAAGTGGGCATGGGTGTCGCGCTTGTGCCGCAGTACAGCGTGCTGGACGAGGGCGGCCGGATGGATCTCCGAATCCTGCGCCTGTCCGACTACTGCTTCCTGCGCCCGCTGGGCATCATCCATCGTAAAGGACAGCCGCTATCCCGACCCGTTCAGGCATTCCTAGCTCTGTTGACGGATAAGGAGGTCGCTCCCCCCCATGCCGTCCTCGAAGGAACGGACAACCGGGTTGTTGTGGTATAA
- a CDS encoding prohibitin family protein: protein MKAFAKRLPVVLGVLIILSLLFRFWVIVPAGQRVVIFSLGRGVLQKQLGEGFHLITPFVDRPSFYDVRRQTYSMSKTSWEGEVKGDDSMSALTSDGQAVTVELTVRFHLDPNNVWRLHKDIGPDYIGKIVRPELRSHTRIAIAEFPAAKVYSAERRTVENNIERRLSDKLSKSNIIVDEVLLRDVHFSDAFQQAIISKQIAQQNAQRMKYVLEKEQKEKQRKIILAEGDAQAIRLKGQAVAANAKVTTYEYIRKVAPNIRSIVTDGRSVPVPGTQ, encoded by the coding sequence ATGAAAGCCTTTGCGAAACGGCTTCCCGTGGTGCTGGGCGTTCTAATCATCCTCAGCCTCCTTTTCCGTTTCTGGGTCATCGTGCCGGCGGGGCAGCGGGTCGTCATCTTCAGCCTGGGACGCGGTGTGCTGCAGAAGCAGCTGGGCGAGGGTTTCCACCTTATCACGCCGTTCGTGGACCGGCCTTCATTCTATGACGTGCGGCGCCAGACGTACTCCATGAGCAAGACCTCCTGGGAGGGCGAAGTGAAGGGAGACGACAGCATGAGCGCCCTGACTTCCGACGGACAGGCCGTTACCGTGGAACTGACGGTGCGGTTCCACCTGGACCCGAACAACGTGTGGAGACTGCACAAGGACATCGGACCGGACTACATCGGGAAGATCGTCCGCCCCGAGTTGCGCAGCCATACGCGCATCGCCATCGCCGAGTTCCCGGCGGCCAAAGTGTACTCCGCGGAGCGGCGTACGGTCGAAAATAACATCGAACGGCGCCTCTCCGACAAGCTCTCGAAGAGCAACATCATCGTGGATGAGGTGCTGCTTCGCGACGTGCATTTCTCGGATGCGTTTCAGCAGGCGATCATCTCCAAGCAGATCGCGCAGCAAAATGCGCAGCGGATGAAGTACGTCCTCGAGAAGGAGCAGAAGGAAAAGCAGCGCAAGATCATCCTCGCGGAGGGCGACGCCCAGGCGATCCGCCTGAAGGGGCAGGCCGTAGCCGCCAACGCAAAGGTCACCACATACGAGTACATCCGCAAGGTCGCGCCCAACATTCGGAGCATCGTGACCGACGGGCGAAGCGTTCCGGTGCCGGGGACACAGTAG
- the trpS gene encoding tryptophan--tRNA ligase — protein MSNTIPHRARVFSGIKPTGTLTLGNYLGAVKNWVASQDQKDNVFCVVNQHAITIKMDPAELRANTRHVAAVYLAAGIDPERAIVFVQSDVHEHTELAWVLNTITYYGELHRMTQFKDKTSKTKEESIGAGLLNYPILMAADILLYDTDEVPVGEDQKQHVELCRDLAIRFNHRYGQTLVVPKPVIPKAGARIMSLEDPSRKMEKSNPSAGSYILLTDTPDAIRKKIRKAVTDSGTEVLYAEDKPALANLLTIYSLMAGEPIPAVQERYVGKGYGDFKKDLAEVVVEGLAPLQARMAEYMETPKILEGILADGAARAHTVARGVMDRVNAAVGLAWG, from the coding sequence ATGTCGAACACCATACCGCACCGGGCGCGCGTCTTTTCCGGGATCAAGCCCACCGGAACCCTGACACTTGGCAACTACCTCGGCGCCGTAAAGAACTGGGTGGCCAGCCAGGATCAGAAAGACAACGTCTTCTGTGTGGTTAACCAGCACGCCATCACCATCAAGATGGACCCCGCGGAGCTGCGCGCCAACACGCGCCACGTGGCCGCGGTGTACCTCGCCGCCGGAATCGACCCCGAGCGCGCCATCGTCTTCGTGCAGTCCGACGTTCACGAACACACCGAGCTCGCCTGGGTGCTGAATACCATCACCTATTACGGCGAACTCCATCGGATGACGCAGTTCAAGGACAAGACGTCCAAGACCAAGGAGGAGTCCATCGGAGCGGGGCTGCTGAACTACCCCATCCTGATGGCCGCCGATATCCTGCTGTACGACACCGACGAGGTTCCTGTGGGCGAGGATCAGAAGCAGCACGTGGAGCTTTGCCGGGATCTCGCGATCCGTTTCAACCACCGTTACGGCCAGACGCTGGTGGTGCCGAAGCCGGTGATCCCGAAGGCGGGCGCCCGCATCATGAGCCTCGAAGACCCCAGCCGCAAGATGGAGAAGTCCAACCCGTCCGCCGGCAGCTATATCCTGCTTACCGACACCCCGGACGCGATCCGCAAGAAGATCCGTAAGGCCGTGACGGACAGCGGCACGGAAGTTTTGTACGCCGAGGACAAGCCGGCGCTGGCCAACCTTCTCACGATCTACAGCTTGATGGCCGGCGAACCCATCCCCGCCGTGCAGGAACGTTATGTGGGCAAGGGCTACGGCGACTTCAAGAAGGACCTGGCCGAGGTGGTGGTAGAAGGCCTGGCGCCACTGCAGGCCAGGATGGCCGAATACATGGAGACGCCGAAGATTCTGGAAGGCATACTGGCCGACGGAGCCGCCCGCGCGCACACTGTGGCCCGGGGGGTGATGGACCGCGTGAACGCCGCCGTCGGACTCGCCTGGGGTTGA
- a CDS encoding radical SAM protein, with the protein MSELIVDYVSPDRLDDAPEGERRRPAMPPMGISLLKAMTPDVLEGHGITARCWDEMTMGRYDVAVQRPDILCLSALTTAAARAYRLADEAKQVIGAAGARIMTAMGGIHATALPREALSHVDAVAVGETAPSTLKALLAWLLQHRSSAGNERQAFRHPASANIVEERPLPDWSWLPHKGYLGNWSMQTSVGCPFNCSFCSVTYVYGSTHRPVAYDLIEREAIRVGRNGLGGTGVVVDDNFLPNKNGEHARRVCEIFRRHGVKWLTELTAMTLYNNQDELIPLFARSGCKGLYIGVESITGGLGKSMETSRYEELIRRCHDNDIAVLGAFVFGVDDSERPDVFERTAEWGVKAKLDLAQYSINTPEPGARDFEAAVRGNLITDWNWENYDAAHPVRRFPHISQEQMYHGLRDAFGWFYSASSAWRRLSPSIVDSVKWRYWHRSLLMGALNKYLSVTQKRWNLRSVYGEYVGRRIERPNALVQEQFTPDMPHEQYDTKTRNRVLAGLIPDPLEQVIPDVGVTAA; encoded by the coding sequence ATGTCAGAGCTTATCGTGGATTATGTTTCGCCGGATCGCCTGGACGATGCTCCCGAGGGTGAACGCCGCCGGCCGGCCATGCCGCCCATGGGGATCAGCCTGCTGAAGGCCATGACTCCCGATGTGCTGGAGGGGCACGGAATCACCGCTCGCTGCTGGGATGAGATGACGATGGGGCGCTACGACGTTGCGGTACAGCGTCCGGACATTCTGTGCCTTTCGGCGCTCACAACGGCGGCGGCCCGCGCGTACCGGCTGGCGGACGAGGCGAAGCAGGTCATCGGCGCGGCCGGCGCCCGCATTATGACAGCCATGGGCGGAATCCACGCGACGGCGCTACCGCGGGAGGCGCTCTCCCACGTCGATGCCGTAGCCGTCGGCGAAACCGCACCCTCAACGCTGAAAGCGCTCCTCGCCTGGCTCCTTCAACACCGATCGTCCGCCGGCAATGAACGGCAGGCCTTCCGGCACCCGGCTTCCGCAAACATCGTTGAGGAGCGCCCCCTCCCCGACTGGTCCTGGCTGCCTCACAAGGGTTACCTGGGCAACTGGTCCATGCAGACATCGGTCGGCTGCCCTTTCAACTGCTCGTTCTGCTCCGTCACCTATGTATACGGATCCACCCACCGCCCGGTGGCCTACGACCTCATCGAGCGCGAGGCCATTCGTGTCGGCCGCAACGGGCTCGGTGGGACGGGCGTGGTGGTTGATGACAATTTCCTGCCGAACAAGAACGGCGAGCACGCACGCCGCGTGTGCGAAATATTCAGGCGTCACGGTGTTAAATGGCTGACCGAACTCACCGCGATGACGCTGTACAACAACCAGGACGAGCTCATCCCGCTCTTCGCTCGCTCCGGTTGTAAGGGGCTTTACATCGGTGTTGAATCCATCACGGGTGGTCTTGGCAAGAGCATGGAGACTTCGCGGTATGAGGAACTCATCCGGCGCTGCCATGACAACGACATCGCCGTTTTGGGAGCATTTGTCTTCGGCGTGGATGACTCGGAGCGCCCCGACGTGTTCGAACGCACGGCCGAATGGGGAGTGAAGGCCAAATTGGACCTTGCCCAGTACAGCATCAACACCCCGGAACCCGGCGCCCGCGATTTTGAGGCGGCCGTGCGTGGCAACCTCATCACGGACTGGAACTGGGAGAACTACGACGCCGCGCACCCGGTTCGCCGCTTCCCGCATATCTCGCAGGAGCAGATGTACCACGGACTCCGCGACGCATTCGGGTGGTTCTACAGCGCATCCAGCGCCTGGCGCCGCCTGTCGCCTTCGATCGTGGATTCCGTCAAGTGGCGGTACTGGCACCGGTCCCTGTTGATGGGCGCGTTGAACAAGTACCTCTCCGTCACGCAAAAACGCTGGAACCTCCGCAGCGTGTACGGCGAGTACGTAGGGCGCCGGATCGAGCGTCCGAATGCGCTCGTTCAGGAGCAGTTTACGCCGGATATGCCTCACGAACAGTACGATACCAAGACTCGCAACCGCGTGCTGGCAGGGCTCATCCCGGATCCGCTGGAACAGGTTATCCCGGATGTCGGCGTAACCGCAGCGTAG